In one Brevibacterium sp. CBA3109 genomic region, the following are encoded:
- a CDS encoding transposase produces the protein MIPEKKEQIVLRKKRGSEGGPPPTFEAGAYRNRNFVERSFANLKQWRGLATLYDKLAITYRAAAVISAILTWLGR, from the coding sequence GTGATCCCGGAGAAGAAAGAGCAGATCGTACTTCGGAAGAAGCGCGGGAGCGAGGGTGGACCCCCGCCGACGTTCGAGGCCGGGGCGTACCGGAACCGCAATTTCGTGGAACGCTCGTTTGCCAACCTCAAGCAATGGCGAGGATTAGCTACACTATACGACAAGCTCGCCATCACGTATCGAGCGGCAGCCGTGATCAGCGCGATCCTGACATGGCTAGGCCGATAA
- a CDS encoding phage tail tip lysozyme: MTPKKREKAESSSGGLGLGQWTGNRNSKLKAYGKTKGKDWWTIEVQLNFMSDPKGDNPGDVTIFENMIKKELDSVPAATKHFHDKWERAGAPNMPNRIKQAEKWFDEMKNWKSDSKAQAASASTGSDEAIAGGAVNVQKKKLPLGNVKPHVQEAAEVIHDEYDGITGVGGYRSGNTSRDPNGHPAGLAVDFMVPLNNDGKALGDDVAKFVIDNNKALNVKYVIWYQRIYNVERADEGWRKMPDRGGDTQNHKDHPHVSFRSEAKGNPKDAVGKGGKGGGSDDSDDGNAANVTCETEGGGGSDGGGGGDVPDDGRHNPGPWGGHKNGEIPTDKLKKIPWTPKSKEEFLRKDATEALIAMNKAYKKEFHSDIAITDAYRDLAEQKILFKKYGPGRAAVPGKSNHGWALAVDYGGGINKFGSPQHKWMQKNAEKFGWEHPPWAREGQKNQEAWHWEYYGKDKETEA; encoded by the coding sequence ATGACACCGAAGAAGCGCGAAAAGGCCGAATCCTCATCCGGTGGACTCGGCCTTGGGCAATGGACAGGTAATCGTAATAGCAAGCTCAAGGCCTATGGAAAGACGAAGGGCAAAGACTGGTGGACGATCGAGGTCCAGTTGAACTTCATGTCTGATCCCAAGGGCGACAATCCAGGCGACGTCACGATCTTCGAGAACATGATCAAGAAGGAACTGGATTCAGTTCCAGCTGCGACGAAGCACTTCCACGACAAGTGGGAACGAGCCGGGGCACCGAACATGCCCAATCGGATCAAGCAGGCGGAGAAGTGGTTCGACGAAATGAAGAACTGGAAGTCAGACAGCAAAGCACAGGCCGCCAGTGCTTCCACGGGAAGTGATGAGGCAATCGCCGGTGGAGCTGTCAACGTCCAGAAGAAGAAGCTTCCCCTCGGTAACGTAAAACCTCACGTTCAAGAAGCCGCCGAGGTGATTCACGACGAATACGACGGCATCACCGGAGTCGGTGGATATCGATCTGGCAACACATCTCGAGATCCTAACGGTCACCCTGCCGGTCTCGCCGTGGACTTCATGGTCCCGTTGAACAACGACGGCAAGGCACTCGGTGACGACGTCGCGAAGTTCGTCATCGACAACAACAAAGCACTCAACGTCAAATACGTCATTTGGTACCAACGCATCTACAACGTCGAACGCGCCGATGAGGGTTGGCGCAAGATGCCTGATCGCGGTGGTGACACTCAGAACCACAAGGACCACCCACACGTCTCATTTCGGTCAGAAGCCAAGGGGAACCCCAAGGATGCTGTCGGCAAGGGCGGAAAGGGCGGCGGGAGCGATGACAGTGATGATGGCAACGCCGCTAACGTCACCTGCGAGACCGAGGGCGGTGGCGGTTCAGATGGCGGCGGAGGTGGCGATGTCCCAGACGACGGTCGTCACAACCCCGGCCCATGGGGCGGGCACAAGAATGGTGAAATTCCGACCGACAAGCTCAAGAAGATCCCCTGGACGCCCAAGAGTAAGGAAGAGTTCCTCCGCAAGGACGCCACCGAGGCTCTCATTGCGATGAACAAGGCGTACAAGAAGGAGTTCCATTCGGATATCGCGATTACCGACGCCTATAGGGATCTCGCCGAACAGAAGATCCTCTTCAAGAAGTACGGACCTGGCCGTGCTGCCGTTCCGGGCAAGTCAAACCATGGCTGGGCTCTGGCCGTCGACTACGGAGGTGGCATCAATAAGTTCGGATCTCCGCAGCACAAGTGGATGCAGAAGAACGCGGAGAAGTTCGGGTGGGAGCATCCACCATGGGCTCGTGAAGGCCAGAAGAACCAAGAAGCGTGGCACTGGGAGTACTACGGCAAGGACAAGGAAACCGAAGCCTAA
- a CDS encoding phage tail tip lysozyme yields MFSLKSLLPGAATLGAGILALVVIVPILFGLMAASGACAPVSDGGNGGGDVGDIGDIDPNEKAHARAVFEVLSDKGMSNTNIAGILGNWSQESGVDPT; encoded by the coding sequence ATGTTCTCACTCAAGTCGCTCCTCCCCGGTGCTGCCACCCTCGGTGCAGGCATCCTCGCCCTCGTCGTCATCGTGCCGATTCTCTTTGGACTCATGGCTGCGAGTGGGGCATGCGCACCGGTCAGCGACGGTGGCAATGGTGGAGGCGATGTCGGCGATATCGGTGACATTGACCCGAACGAGAAGGCACACGCACGGGCCGTGTTCGAGGTGCTCTCCGACAAGGGAATGTCGAACACCAATATCGCGGGAATCCTGGGTAACTGGTCTCAAGAATCTGGCGTCGATCCCACATGA
- a CDS encoding YibE/F family protein has protein sequence MKTLLTCLDHGTRLATAVVVVIAVTLIPLTIALWPNPSNTTTTSYPSAILTEVSYTDCENVTDEVPCGDATATLSTGQQVNVMLFRDAWLSHASTGNRSILYASETTDSETVYTFHSHDRALKLAIYATIIIALVLLVVGGRGIRAIASLLASGLFVWAFLIGGIAAGGPPLLYTAISIVLLLTGVLFFTHGLSTKTLAAWGGTMCGAATAMLAGTLLATWLDLGPADESASALTYTSLDVDLSALSLAALLIALVGILNDIAAAQAATVFSHTTAGTPPNWRSILPTALAVGRDHSASAIYTISFSVVGAGFAAFVLAHTYNQPLSAFLQTDTVATTLTQMLAGIIGIIITMPATTAFALLLSRIPTQAAPPVLHAH, from the coding sequence ATGAAGACGCTGCTGACCTGCCTTGACCACGGCACCCGCCTTGCCACAGCGGTTGTCGTGGTCATTGCTGTGACCCTCATTCCCCTCACCATCGCGCTGTGGCCGAACCCCAGCAACACCACCACGACTTCCTACCCGAGCGCCATCCTGACTGAGGTGTCCTACACTGACTGCGAAAACGTCACCGACGAAGTTCCCTGCGGAGACGCCACCGCGACCCTGAGCACCGGGCAACAGGTCAACGTCATGCTCTTCCGAGACGCATGGCTCTCCCACGCGTCTACCGGTAATCGCTCAATCCTCTACGCCTCCGAGACCACCGACTCCGAAACGGTCTACACGTTCCACTCCCACGACCGCGCCTTGAAGCTCGCCATCTACGCAACTATCATCATCGCCCTCGTCCTCCTTGTCGTAGGCGGAAGAGGAATCCGGGCAATCGCATCACTCCTGGCCTCGGGGCTGTTCGTCTGGGCATTTCTCATTGGCGGAATAGCTGCTGGTGGACCCCCGCTGCTCTATACCGCCATCAGCATCGTCCTCCTCCTCACCGGCGTGCTGTTCTTTACTCACGGTTTGTCGACGAAGACTCTCGCGGCCTGGGGCGGGACCATGTGTGGTGCTGCCACTGCGATGCTCGCAGGCACGCTACTAGCGACCTGGCTCGACTTGGGCCCAGCCGATGAGTCAGCATCTGCGTTGACCTACACAAGTCTTGACGTTGACCTCTCGGCACTATCACTTGCCGCGTTGCTGATCGCGCTCGTCGGTATTCTCAACGATATTGCCGCAGCTCAAGCCGCGACAGTCTTCTCCCATACCACCGCAGGAACACCCCCGAACTGGCGATCTATTCTGCCCACCGCCCTCGCTGTCGGCAGGGACCACTCAGCGTCGGCGATCTATACGATCAGCTTCTCGGTAGTCGGCGCCGGTTTCGCGGCCTTTGTCCTCGCCCATACCTACAACCAACCCCTGTCGGCGTTCCTCCAAACGGACACCGTCGCCACGACTCTCACGCAAATGCTCGCTGGCATCATCGGCATCATCATCACCATGCCAGCAACCACTGCCTTCGCTCTTCTTCTCTCCCGAATCCCGACCCAGGCAGCTCCTCCCGTGCTCCACGCACACTGA
- a CDS encoding NrdH-redoxin translates to MSNITVWTAPQCGKCESTISFFKGAGFPPNIKDLSAPENLDKLKEIKAAGHSQAPYVETPTDSWSGLRPDKIAQTIAVERAAAPSPAVHSPSHSQELSA, encoded by the coding sequence ATGTCCAACATCACCGTGTGGACAGCCCCACAATGCGGCAAGTGCGAAAGCACGATCAGCTTCTTCAAAGGTGCTGGTTTCCCGCCCAACATCAAGGATCTCTCTGCACCGGAGAATCTCGACAAGCTCAAAGAGATCAAAGCTGCAGGCCATAGCCAAGCTCCCTACGTCGAAACGCCAACCGATTCATGGTCGGGTCTCCGGCCAGACAAGATCGCCCAGACCATCGCGGTCGAGCGGGCTGCCGCGCCATCACCAGCAGTCCATTCCCCCAGTCATTCTCAAGAACTGAGCGCATGA
- a CDS encoding tyrosine-type recombinase/integrase: MILFGELQGMRAGEISRAHTDDVMLPTKELRVLGKGSKERLVPLHPLLQDLLPQFPAGYFFPSDQNPSGHMLPRSIGRRIRHLLGFQPGRNAHSLRHKFGVDALELNPDLMGLRDLLGHASVATTQIYTKASSSRLRKLVDDIPEPAGHRDKIQALRRQAIS; encoded by the coding sequence ATGATCCTCTTCGGAGAGCTCCAAGGCATGAGAGCGGGTGAGATCTCCCGAGCACACACGGACGACGTCATGCTCCCAACCAAGGAACTACGCGTCCTCGGCAAAGGAAGCAAAGAACGCCTCGTGCCACTCCACCCCCTCTTACAGGACCTTTTGCCACAATTCCCGGCAGGATACTTCTTCCCCTCAGACCAGAATCCTTCGGGCCATATGCTGCCACGATCAATCGGACGCCGAATCCGACATCTCCTCGGCTTTCAACCGGGAAGAAATGCCCACTCCCTGCGACACAAGTTCGGTGTTGACGCTCTCGAACTCAACCCTGATCTCATGGGCCTCCGCGACCTCTTAGGCCATGCATCAGTGGCGACAACGCAGATCTACACAAAGGCTTCCAGCAGTCGACTCAGGAAGCTCGTCGACGACATCCCAGAACCGGCCGGTCACCGAGACAAGATCCAAGCTCTCAGGCGTCAAGCAATCTCCTAA
- a CDS encoding SGNH/GDSL hydrolase family protein, protein MSSDPSSPLRYVAIGDSLSEGVGDERWPDGSPRGWTDRLAALLAGHYGQSQPIHYANLAVRGYKAAQIADTQHQAAIAMQPDFVTLTAGMNDILRPRVDFDALRAILVGLVEPFTSAGAQVVVVPIPNIAGVSPAGRLINNRRLRLNAIYQHLVDDYGVMPLTKTTNSVFEDPRAWDEDRLHLATLGHERLACAAAASLGLPIEVDFLGAPQGEAPLRTVRTEATWCWRHVTPWIYRRLRGKSSGDGRVAKRPLLEPVVTGGR, encoded by the coding sequence GTGAGCAGCGATCCCAGCTCTCCGCTGCGCTACGTTGCGATCGGTGACAGCCTCTCCGAGGGCGTAGGCGACGAGCGCTGGCCCGATGGCAGCCCGCGCGGTTGGACCGATCGCCTCGCCGCACTTCTTGCAGGGCACTACGGCCAGAGCCAGCCGATCCACTACGCGAATCTCGCTGTGCGAGGATACAAGGCGGCCCAGATCGCCGACACGCAACACCAGGCGGCGATTGCAATGCAGCCCGATTTCGTGACTCTGACAGCCGGAATGAATGACATCCTGCGCCCCCGCGTCGATTTCGACGCCTTGAGAGCCATTCTCGTTGGCCTGGTCGAGCCATTCACCTCCGCCGGTGCCCAGGTTGTCGTGGTCCCCATCCCCAATATCGCCGGAGTCTCGCCCGCTGGCCGACTGATCAACAACCGTCGACTGCGTCTCAACGCGATCTACCAGCATCTCGTCGACGACTACGGTGTCATGCCGTTGACCAAGACCACCAACTCGGTCTTCGAGGATCCCCGCGCATGGGACGAAGACCGGCTTCATCTTGCTACGCTGGGCCACGAGCGGCTCGCCTGTGCCGCTGCGGCGAGCTTGGGACTGCCGATCGAAGTCGACTTCCTCGGCGCTCCCCAGGGGGAGGCACCGCTGCGCACAGTTCGCACTGAAGCCACGTGGTGCTGGAGGCACGTCACGCCGTGGATCTACCGTCGTCTGCGGGGCAAGTCTTCTGGGGACGGCCGAGTGGCCAAACGACCTCTCCTGGAGCCGGTCGTCACTGGTGGGCGCTAA
- a CDS encoding PadR family transcriptional regulator, whose product MALQDAILAALSNGESSGYDMAKAFDVTVANFWTASPQQLYRELDKMETAGLIEARMIQQLKRPNKRLFSLTDHGRATLRGFTIRAPKPTAIRDELLVQVESMDLADAASITVNVQNKLKASETKLKRYERTRSHLLDGRSERAYLAEADHLGPYLTLTRGITFEQENIRWCEFVLATLEDRTGAS is encoded by the coding sequence ATGGCACTTCAGGATGCGATCTTGGCCGCTCTCTCGAATGGCGAGTCCTCGGGATACGACATGGCGAAGGCCTTCGACGTGACGGTGGCGAACTTCTGGACCGCCTCCCCTCAGCAGCTCTACCGCGAGCTCGACAAGATGGAGACGGCCGGCCTCATCGAGGCCCGGATGATCCAGCAGCTGAAACGACCGAATAAGCGGCTGTTCTCTCTCACCGACCACGGCCGTGCGACGTTGCGCGGCTTCACGATCCGTGCACCCAAACCGACCGCGATCCGCGACGAACTTCTCGTACAGGTCGAGTCGATGGACCTCGCAGACGCCGCCTCGATCACAGTCAATGTGCAGAACAAGCTCAAGGCGTCAGAGACAAAGCTCAAGCGCTACGAGCGCACTCGAAGCCACCTGCTCGACGGCCGGAGCGAACGGGCATACCTCGCCGAGGCGGATCACCTCGGTCCCTACCTCACCTTGACTCGGGGGATCACCTTCGAACAGGAGAACATCCGCTGGTGCGAGTTCGTGTTGGCGACACTCGAAGACCGGACAGGCGCTTCTTAG
- a CDS encoding serine hydrolase encodes MTETSPDPTVPADPVIDKDNWQDADNVRWSFQHVDQVLPTTPISRGTGPVAQLPVDLQDLGSVEVPKTEFSAARSVRSVIEDSDTDAWMVMHNGTVVTEEYFSTMRPETEHLLMSVSKSLVGTVAGVLVGAGDLDPNRLITDYVPELASSGYAGATVRHILDMRSGIKFSENYLDPKSEVRQIEESIGWSESMPEGHPKGMYEFLTTLEAKSEHGGVYEYRSCETDVLGWVCEKIAGESMQTLMSRVLWSRIGAERDALIATDQYGVGMFDGGINTTLRDLARFGYLYANRGVSLTGEQVAPTSWIGDTLTGDVDTRQAFADGPDDNRMPGGMYRNQFWFPFPDSHAFLALGIHGQMIYMNPGANFVGVKLSSWGLPQDAAKLFPTIRAFDALAKAVSAPVVD; translated from the coding sequence GTGACTGAGACGTCGCCGGACCCGACTGTGCCCGCCGACCCTGTCATCGACAAGGACAACTGGCAGGATGCCGACAACGTCCGCTGGTCTTTCCAGCACGTCGATCAGGTGCTGCCTACGACGCCGATCTCGCGCGGGACCGGACCTGTGGCCCAGCTGCCCGTGGACCTGCAGGATTTGGGCAGTGTCGAGGTTCCGAAGACCGAGTTCTCCGCTGCACGCAGTGTGCGCAGCGTCATCGAGGACAGCGACACGGATGCGTGGATGGTCATGCACAACGGCACGGTGGTCACCGAGGAGTACTTCTCCACGATGCGTCCGGAGACCGAACACCTGCTGATGTCGGTGAGCAAATCGCTCGTCGGCACTGTGGCCGGGGTGCTCGTCGGCGCCGGGGATCTCGATCCGAACCGTCTGATCACCGACTACGTCCCGGAGCTCGCATCCTCCGGATATGCCGGAGCCACGGTGCGCCACATCCTCGACATGCGCTCGGGAATCAAATTCTCGGAGAACTACCTCGACCCGAAGTCCGAGGTCAGGCAGATCGAGGAATCGATCGGCTGGTCGGAGTCGATGCCGGAGGGTCATCCGAAGGGAATGTATGAGTTCCTGACCACGCTTGAGGCGAAGTCCGAGCATGGTGGGGTCTACGAATACCGCTCGTGTGAGACCGATGTGCTGGGCTGGGTGTGCGAGAAGATCGCAGGCGAGAGCATGCAGACTCTCATGTCGCGGGTGCTGTGGTCGCGGATCGGGGCCGAACGCGATGCGCTCATCGCCACCGACCAGTACGGCGTGGGCATGTTCGACGGTGGCATCAACACCACTCTGCGCGATCTCGCCCGCTTCGGCTACCTGTATGCGAACCGCGGAGTCTCCCTCACCGGTGAACAGGTGGCACCGACCTCGTGGATCGGCGATACCCTCACCGGCGACGTCGACACCAGGCAGGCCTTCGCCGACGGCCCAGATGACAATCGGATGCCTGGCGGAATGTATCGCAACCAGTTCTGGTTCCCGTTCCCGGATTCGCATGCCTTCCTCGCGCTGGGCATCCACGGGCAGATGATCTACATGAATCCGGGGGCCAACTTCGTCGGCGTCAAACTATCCAGCTGGGGTCTGCCGCAGGATGCTGCCAAACTGTTCCCGACCATCCGGGCCTTCGACGCCCTGGCGAAAGCGGTCAGCGCACCAGTAGTCGACTGA
- a CDS encoding biotin carboxylase: MTNNPADSTQSKTAGNTDGSSTQTSTPGKAAGTNRRVVKDAVAVPSTGRPVNSAEAHLPDAAAGPPPAVPGPAPAPAPVPDPADVDVHVGTDAAYAGKEAERVQIRRPLRNISEVRHFFRTNITPIYFIGATPFNLLGLDRWVRNFSYITYYDGWDGGHPRVFSPRYKPFVEFDSGEAINNWLLLNAEVRAHMTTNVPHGERPKVAMVFFDEETERICRELGYDLILPSAALRNQLDSKIETTKLGNEAGAFSVPNVLTTADTYAQLNAEAKKEDLGTDLVVQTPYGDSGKTTFFIAAEEDFNRHKHDIIGEQLKIMKRINNTPVAVEAVITSSGVVVGPFLTELAGFAELTPYKGGWCGNEMTPDVLTADQRTRARELVRRMGEGLRKRGYRGFFEVDVLVDLDSDDVYLGELNPRISGASAITNVTAGAYADVPLFLFHLLEYLDVEFDLDVDEINERWEELSGADEWSQMVIKETADITEYITHSPLTGQYYLDQYGTLTYKRAALDWHPLQNGNEVFFLRIFGAGEYRWKGADLGVLVTKNPLQTKAGGPSALSIRAKHFIDSIRAMYAGVPVAAEDPSPALGGPGAKGD; the protein is encoded by the coding sequence ATGACGAACAATCCTGCAGACTCAACCCAGTCGAAAACGGCTGGGAACACGGATGGGTCTAGCACGCAGACCAGCACGCCCGGCAAGGCAGCAGGCACGAACAGGCGTGTGGTCAAGGACGCGGTCGCGGTTCCCAGCACCGGTCGACCGGTGAACTCGGCCGAGGCTCACCTCCCCGACGCCGCTGCAGGGCCTCCCCCTGCAGTGCCGGGACCCGCGCCGGCCCCCGCCCCGGTGCCGGATCCGGCAGATGTCGACGTCCATGTGGGCACCGATGCCGCCTATGCGGGTAAGGAAGCCGAACGGGTCCAGATCCGACGGCCCCTGCGCAACATCTCCGAGGTCCGCCACTTCTTCCGCACCAACATCACGCCGATCTATTTCATCGGCGCGACCCCATTCAACTTGCTCGGCCTTGACCGGTGGGTTCGGAACTTCTCCTACATCACGTATTACGACGGCTGGGATGGCGGGCACCCCCGCGTCTTCTCCCCGCGGTACAAGCCGTTCGTCGAGTTCGACAGCGGTGAGGCGATCAACAACTGGCTCCTCCTCAACGCCGAGGTGCGGGCTCATATGACGACAAATGTGCCCCACGGCGAGAGGCCCAAAGTAGCCATGGTCTTCTTCGATGAGGAAACCGAGCGCATCTGCCGTGAACTCGGCTACGACCTCATCCTGCCCTCGGCGGCGCTGCGCAACCAGCTCGATTCGAAGATCGAGACGACGAAGCTCGGCAATGAGGCCGGCGCCTTCTCCGTGCCCAATGTGCTCACCACGGCCGACACGTATGCGCAGCTGAACGCTGAAGCGAAGAAGGAGGACCTGGGCACCGACCTCGTCGTCCAGACCCCCTACGGTGATTCGGGGAAGACGACGTTCTTCATCGCCGCCGAGGAGGACTTCAACCGGCACAAGCACGACATCATCGGCGAACAGTTGAAGATCATGAAGCGCATCAACAACACGCCCGTGGCTGTAGAAGCAGTGATCACCAGCAGTGGAGTCGTCGTGGGCCCGTTCCTCACCGAACTGGCAGGCTTCGCCGAGCTCACTCCGTACAAGGGTGGCTGGTGCGGAAATGAGATGACCCCCGACGTGCTCACGGCAGACCAGCGCACCCGTGCCAGAGAACTGGTGCGGCGCATGGGCGAGGGACTGCGCAAGCGCGGCTACCGCGGCTTCTTCGAGGTCGATGTGCTCGTCGACCTGGACTCCGATGACGTGTACCTGGGCGAACTCAACCCGCGCATCTCGGGAGCCTCGGCGATCACCAACGTCACCGCCGGCGCCTATGCGGACGTACCGCTGTTCCTGTTCCATCTGCTCGAGTACCTCGACGTCGAGTTCGATCTCGACGTCGATGAGATCAATGAGCGATGGGAAGAGCTCTCCGGTGCTGATGAGTGGAGCCAGATGGTCATCAAAGAGACCGCTGACATCACCGAGTACATCACGCACTCACCGCTGACTGGTCAGTATTACCTCGATCAGTACGGGACTCTGACCTACAAACGCGCCGCTCTTGACTGGCATCCTCTGCAGAACGGGAACGAGGTGTTCTTCCTGCGCATCTTCGGGGCTGGCGAATACCGGTGGAAGGGCGCCGACCTCGGTGTCCTCGTGACCAAGAACCCGCTGCAGACCAAGGCCGGAGGCCCGAGCGCCCTGAGCATCCGAGCCAAGCACTTCATCGATTCGATCCGTGCGATGTACGCCGGTGTGCCCGTCGCCGCAGAGGATCCCTCACCGGCGCTGGGCGGCCCGGGAGCGAAGGGCGATTGA
- a CDS encoding FAS1-like dehydratase domain-containing protein: MPVNTDKQGTSYSLPRPYEVSREAVAEFALATNAKADYHFETEAATALGYLDVVAPTTFSVIIAQKSEAAYISDPESGIDFSKVVHGSEQFNITRPIVAGDSLDATTHVDGVRASGSNAMITTRTEITDAAEQPVVTVTSTIVVRGDGE, encoded by the coding sequence ATGCCGGTGAATACCGATAAGCAGGGCACCAGCTATTCCCTGCCACGCCCTTATGAGGTGTCGCGTGAGGCGGTCGCGGAATTCGCGCTGGCCACCAATGCGAAGGCCGATTACCACTTCGAGACTGAGGCGGCGACTGCCCTGGGCTATCTCGACGTCGTAGCACCGACCACCTTCTCAGTGATCATCGCGCAGAAGTCCGAAGCGGCCTACATCAGCGACCCCGAGTCCGGCATCGACTTCTCCAAGGTCGTTCACGGTTCGGAGCAGTTCAACATCACCCGCCCCATCGTTGCTGGTGACAGCCTGGACGCCACGACTCACGTCGACGGCGTGCGCGCGTCGGGCAGCAACGCAATGATCACCACCCGCACGGAGATCACCGACGCCGCTGAGCAGCCGGTCGTCACAGTGACCTCGACCATCGTCGTGAGAGGAGACGGAGAATGA
- a CDS encoding MaoC/PaaZ C-terminal domain-containing protein encodes MSVTDFSQLAIGDTVVEAEIPLSRASLVDYAGASGDHNPIHWSERFATEVGLDGVIAHGMLSMAVVIAPVVEWIGDPGAIVDYRTRFSAPVHVPDAASGSPATPTATLSMTAVVGAVDGAVGTARIDVTVKSGDQDVLSRTQIRVSR; translated from the coding sequence ATGAGCGTCACCGACTTCTCCCAACTGGCCATCGGAGACACCGTCGTCGAAGCCGAGATCCCCCTATCACGGGCATCGCTCGTCGACTATGCGGGTGCCTCAGGCGACCACAACCCGATTCATTGGTCCGAACGCTTCGCCACCGAGGTGGGCCTTGATGGAGTCATCGCCCACGGCATGCTCTCGATGGCTGTGGTCATCGCCCCCGTCGTCGAGTGGATCGGCGATCCGGGCGCGATCGTTGACTACCGGACACGGTTCTCTGCGCCGGTACACGTCCCCGACGCTGCATCCGGCTCACCGGCCACACCCACCGCCACCCTGTCGATGACTGCAGTGGTCGGGGCCGTCGACGGTGCTGTGGGCACTGCCCGCATCGACGTCACGGTGAAGTCCGGAGACCAGGATGTGCTCAGCCGCACCCAGATCCGAGTCTCACGGTGA
- a CDS encoding UDP-N-acetylmuramate dehydrogenase — protein sequence MTSDLANFTTFHLGGPAAELHIAETRDDLIEFSRVHPLSLSARPADDVLFIGGGSNLLVSDTGFDAEVCVVATKGVVINDTSETETRVTAEAGENWDEFVAFTLGCGLSGLEALSGIPGSVGATPIQNVGAYGTEVGELITSVEVFDRLAGQVRHLSAVELEFGYRTSALKRAQQTTGTAQYLVLSVTFDLHRSPDSLPVRYAQLASALDVEIGESVPSTLVRTSVISLRRSKGMVVDPDDYDTWSAGSFFTNPIVDDPAKLPAEAPRYPVTDPLSGSTIEGQTKTSAAWLIEHAGFSKGFSVGAGRASLSTKHTLALTNRGQAATDDVLELARAVVGGVNERFGIVLEAEPTFIACSL from the coding sequence GTGACCTCGGATCTGGCAAACTTCACGACGTTCCACCTCGGCGGTCCGGCGGCTGAACTGCATATCGCGGAGACCAGGGACGACCTCATCGAGTTCTCTCGTGTACATCCCCTGAGTCTGTCGGCTCGCCCCGCTGACGATGTCCTCTTCATCGGCGGCGGGTCGAACCTGCTCGTCTCCGACACCGGCTTCGATGCCGAGGTGTGCGTGGTCGCCACCAAGGGGGTGGTGATAAACGATACCTCGGAGACCGAGACACGTGTCACCGCCGAGGCGGGGGAGAACTGGGACGAATTCGTGGCCTTCACCCTCGGCTGCGGTCTCTCGGGTCTCGAAGCTCTGTCCGGGATCCCCGGCTCCGTCGGAGCGACCCCGATCCAGAACGTGGGTGCCTACGGGACGGAGGTTGGTGAACTCATCACCTCGGTCGAGGTCTTCGATCGCCTCGCCGGTCAGGTCCGCCACCTCAGTGCCGTCGAACTCGAATTCGGCTACCGCACCTCGGCGCTCAAACGGGCGCAGCAGACGACGGGCACAGCCCAGTACCTGGTGCTGTCGGTGACCTTCGACCTGCACCGCAGCCCGGACTCCCTGCCGGTGCGCTATGCACAGCTCGCCTCGGCGCTGGACGTCGAGATCGGGGAGTCGGTGCCGTCCACACTGGTGCGCACCAGCGTGATCTCCCTGCGCAGGTCCAAGGGCATGGTCGTGGACCCAGACGACTACGACACATGGTCAGCGGGTTCGTTCTTCACGAACCCGATCGTCGACGACCCTGCCAAGCTGCCGGCCGAGGCCCCCCGCTACCCGGTCACCGACCCGTTGAGCGGGTCAACGATCGAAGGGCAGACGAAGACTTCGGCGGCCTGGCTGATCGAACATGCGGGATTCTCCAAAGGTTTCAGCGTCGGGGCTGGTCGGGCAAGCCTGTCGACCAAGCACACCTTGGCACTGACGAATCGCGGCCAGGCGGCGACGGACGACGTGCTCGAACTCGCCCGTGCTGTGGTTGGCGGGGTGAATGAAAGGTTCGGCATCGTCCTCGAGGCTGAACCCACGTTCATCGCCTGCTCTCTGTAG